The DNA region GGACGAGTCGGAAGATGATTACAACGCGGAGCAGTACTTTGAgaatgacgatgatgattatggggatgacgggggtgatgatggtggcgagggtgtgTTTTAGGCTGGAGGTTTGTGGGGGAGTCtgggatgagggaggtgggacTGGTTTGTTGGTTTTAGGGCGAATGGGAACATTAGGAGTAGGTCATGGTTATCAGAATTATACCCGGTTCTTATTTCACAGTTTTGACTTGATGCATTTGTGATGCGGAGGAGATATCATGAAAATCTCtgccatcttcatctcatATACCACCACTAATGGAGCAAAATCGCGGTTTCGTGTTTGATACAGCAAATTGATGACAACACAGTCAGATGACCTAACCACCTTGTGAACGTGTTGGCACTCCAGACTgtctccttccccttgcACATCCACAACTCACATACACCCTTTCTCGGCAACAAAAgcttttttgtctttgtACAAGAATATTGCTTTCCCCAAACAAAGTATCTCAACCAATAAACCACCGTGACGCCTGCCCCCTTCCCTATGCTCTtacaaccctcccccctgcCAAAAACTCCAGATCTAACTCCCATGCCCCATGAAATCCTTGAGCTGCAGCTCCGTAatcccctccttcaaccccccaaccttGCCAGCCACCTTGAGAATGCCCTCCTCGAATTCCCTAAGAACCGCCGCTAGCTCGAGTACATTCTCATCCACCCCGTTCTGCCCAGGGCGGTTCCCAGCCGCGGCCCTCTGCAGCGCCTCCATCATATTGCCCTGCACGCCGTGAAGATGAACCTCGATCTCGCCCAGGTTCTTTTCAAACCTATTCATCATCGTGTCCATCTCATCCGCCGTCTTGCTGAAGAACGTGATCAAATCCGAGTTACTCTCCGCATTGGCGTCGCCCGCTCCGGTAGATCCCCCTTTTGACCACAGCCCTGTCTGGTGGTACTGGACCGGAagcttgaggttgtcgataGCCTTAAAGGACAGCCTCGCGTTGTCGGCGTCGGTCTTGATCAGCTCGTGGAGCTGGTTGATGGCGTCAATGTCGCTTTCTAGGGCGCGGTGGGCGCCCTCGGACTTGCGGCTGACGAAGCTGACGTCTGTGGGGATGGCAGAGAGAAGTTCGCCGTGGGAGGGCAAGAAAGCTTCCACGGCTTCGTAATCCCGGATGCATTTCTGGATCCTATCATCAATGTCGGCGATTTCTTTCTGGAGGGTTTCCTGGAGGTCGTTGAAGCGGGTGGTGGAGCGGATGTTGGACAGGTCGATGCGGACGCCTGGGACGACGGATTGCTTGGCTGTCTGGCCCATGGTGAGGCCGGGAACCTGTTGCTGGGCTGGTTGTTGCATCGTTGACtggccgaggctgccgccgccgctgaggGGAGAGGTGTTAGTACATCTTCATGACCGAGGCGTAGGCTGGGGAGGACTTACAAAAGTGAGGTGGCTGCGGGAGCATCTGGCTTGGTTCCAAACATACTGGTACCTGTGGTGGTAGATGTGCCTCCAAAAAGGcctccttgctgctgctgaggttgCTGTGGTGTCGCGCCAAAGAGACCACCAGATTGCTGAGGCTGGGTCTGCTGCGTCGTCGCTCCTCCAAACAGGCTCATGGTCTGAGGCTGTTGCGCAGTCGTCGCGGTGCCACCGCCAAAGAGACCACCggtttgttgctgctgttgaggttgagctgGCTGTGTTGTGCCTAGCTTGTTCCCGAATAGACCTCCGGTCTGAGCctgtggtgttgtcgttgtttGACCAAGAAGACCTCCGCTCTGCTGAGGCTGCGAAGTTGCTGTCGTGCCGAACAGGGAGCcggttggctgctgtggttgagTCGTCGCCGTGCTGGTACCGCCAAACAGAGATGTCCCTTGCTGGGCGGGCTGggtcgtggttgttgatccAAAAAGTCCACCGCCTGCCGCGGGAGTTTGCTGTGTCGTGCCGCTGCCGCTATGTGGGAACGAGTCAGTCCATCTGCATGTCTCGGCCGGGCAGCAATGCGCCCTGCAGTATGTAGTCGCAAACAAAGGAAGGGACGGGAACCTACAAAAGATTGGCGCCGCCcgtgttgatgctgaggcCCCCGGGGCCACTAGCTGATCTCCCAAACATGGCGACGACGGTTTCAACGATGGCAGCGATTGGATAATGGCTGGAATGTAGACTGTCGAGTTGGGTGGATCGAACTGCTCAGGAAGGAATGAATGTCGACTCGGTGGGCGTGTGTTTAATGTTTCTTCTGCCCCACGAAAATAGAGAGCTCCAAAGGTCGGGTCGTCGCAAGTTGGTTGACCGTTGCACTGTGCGATTGTTGACCTCTGCCGCCGCGCagcaaccaaaaaaaagaagcttGGGCCCCGTCGCGCTTGAGCCGCGCAGAAGCTCCATTCGCGCCTCACCGCCTGCCTAAAAAGGTGTACCTCACCGGCCCATTAGCTAATGCTCCAAACAACCTTCTTTGGCCATCTCTTGTTTTTGCTTCTTTGACAAAACTGCAACTTTGCTGAACACAACCTAGTCAACATGTCTTCATCACAGCCCCCCATGGAtatcgacgaggatgaggactttTATGGTGACTCCGATCAGGAGGCCACCCccgcgaccaccaccactgcccaaCCTGCtgcgactgctgctgctcccccaGCCGCCCCCAAGAACGACAGCAACTCCGATCTAGAGGaaggcgaagaggaagacgaaggcggcgagatggacgaggacgaggataGTGTTTGTACACCTTACATCTTCAGGCTCGGTCCCCAATTGCTAACATTTCCTTCCAGgacatcgacatcatcaccgagaGAAAAGACAACTCCCAGCCCGCCCCTCCACCGTGAGTTCTACCTCCTACCCACCGCTTGCGCCAAAACTGACAATCATCCCAGACAATCCAAATACAGCGAGATCCGAAATATTCCCCAACGATCAACAACCGCCCCCGAAGgcgcccccccaaaacaataCCCCTCCGTCCCCCGCGAGGAGTcccgccagcaacaacagaccGAGCTACCCCCTGTGTCAACCTCCAAGATCGATGTCAACGCCATCCCGATCCACAAGCCCACTGGCAAGCCCCTCACACAAGTAAACATCGACGAAGACCTCCCAGACAACGACAAGCCCTGGCGCAAACCGGGCACCGATCTGTCGGATTACTTCAACTACGGCTTTGACGAGTTCACCTGGGCTCTCTATGCCCAAAAGCAGGAGGCCATGCGCGGGGAGTATAACCAGGATGCTATCGCTCAGAACAACACAAagatgatggaagagatgaccaagatgatgatgatgggcggcATGATgcctggtgctggtgggccAGGCGGACCGGGGATGGGTGTTCCTGGCGGTGGTCCTCAAATGCAGGGGATGGATGGTATGGCACCAGAGATGCAGGCGATGATGCAGCAGATGATGGCGAGTGGGATGGATCCGAGCCAGATGGGCGATATGAGTGGCATGTTCCAGGGTGGGCAGCAACCTGGTGGTCATGGTGGgcagcaaggtcaaggagggtttggtcagggtgggtttggggggaatCAAGGGCAGGGTTATGGATATGACCAGcagatgggtggtgggagagggaggggaagaagggggaggtggtaaatgtgtgtgtggtgtgagTGTACGATACCCTTAAAATGGATTACTGGATCAGGATAATGTTATGTCAAGGCAAGGAGTTATATTGGTACACGTTGTTTCTACATTCAGACTGTGACGCATGTTACTACTCGGTGGGACAAGCATACGGTGGTTTGATGAACCCCTTTACATCTGATCGATCCATCATTATAGCTCTCGAATTCATTGATGCTCACCATTGAGCCCATGTCTCTGCACCCCTTATGACAGCTCAGCTTTGTGATCCCGTTTCATGCAACATGGTGTTTTATCACAGTGCCGTTGTTTCTTGGCCCCTAGACAAGAGAGTTGATGCACAAATGTGCGTCTTCGCTCCCTCGTCTTGGTGGTCCCGCTTTATCCACCCCTGATGGAAGACGTCCTACCTACCCAATAATGGAACGGGTTAAGGATGGCAATtctggggtggaggagggtgatgaaagAACTGGGGGTATTGCTTTGAATGAGGAAAGGTTggaagaagtggtggtgtgagTCGGGGCTGGCGCTGTGGAGAGGTGTGCATggggagaaaagaagaaaaattAGGAGGAAAATaaggaaaataaaaataGATCATGAAAGGAATCCTGGGCATATTGATTGAGCTCGTGATTGTAATACTTCTACGGAACCTTCAAGCTGAGACTATtttgagaaaaaaaaacctcaATTATTCGTGTGAAGCTCGGAATATAAACCTAACCAAGACCCTTGATAAACCTCTCTTGCTCACGAATCAGTTTTCCCGAAAAATTCAAGTGCTCGTAgaggtttggaggggcaTTCGCGTGTTCTATTTGCTCCCTGCTCCCTGCTCATGTAAGTGATGGATCCAGTAGTTGTGTAAGTGGTGTGTTCTGAGCAACTGTATGAGCGGGCGGTGAATCCAGTAAAAGGGGTTGTGAATGGCGACGGTCTGTTCTGGTGCCAGACATACCGTGCCACCAAAGCAGGTCCAAGACGGTCCGTACTCCTCATGCCACATCCTTTGTCCCTGAGATCAGAATACAAAACCACTCCCACAAGTCTAGCGAACTGCCCGCTCTCCCATCTCCGTATCTGCACTTTTAGCCTTCCCCCACCTAGCCAAAATCCTCCGCAACCTCCCGTGACGTTTCCCCTTCTGCTTAGTCGACGGTGCTTCTGGCTCTATTCCACTTACTCTCTCACCGCCAGAAAGAGCTAAGGATATAGTCGATCTCCTTCGCAAAGACCTCGTCCTCCGAGACCGCGCCTCAATCGACCactcttcaccatcctctcGCTCGCTACCCCCAGCTGAATCAACATCGAACCAACCCGGATAGTGGCGGTCCGAGTCTGACCCTCGGTGGCTTCTGCGACCTGCCGAGCGAGAGCGAGGTTCGGACCGGAAACGGCCCCTTCGTGGATGTTCAAAGGACGAGTCTGTATCGCTTTCCTCCTCAGACATGGACCAGTACGAGCTGCTGACGTCGCTCCTCGGTCGTCGTGGGCGGCGTGCTGATCTGTTTGCTTTCTTTCTGCCCATGAGGCAGAGCCCAATGGCCACCAACATTGGTAGTGCAATACACATGAAGAGTGTGTTGCCAATACGAGATAGAAAGCGGCGGATCCCAGTCAGAAAGTGGTGGAGCGGGTAGTCAGTGACGTATCTGTCATTCCAACGGCTACCACTGAAAGGATTCCGTCTGCTCCGTTGGAGATACCGTTGCCACTTCCACAGGCGACGAAGCCCTGGGATATGGGTGTGAAAGGTGAATGTGCCAAATAGTTTGGCGTAACCGGGATCGTTGCTGCCGGCAGAGTGCCTAAGCGGTCCAAACCAATTTAACCATCCCCCATGTTGGACAGGTTTGTTCAAAGAGGCTGTCTTTCCTCGGGACTTTGGCGGTGGCAATTGATGATCAACAGCTGTGGTTTCCTTGTCTGAGTCGTAATCGCCGGTACGTAGTATAACCCCAGTTTGACCGTCGACACCAGGAGCCTTGTTATCGCCGCCTTGTGCGTCCTTCTTTTTTACAAGGCGACGATATGCCTTCCGAACAGCATCAGACAGGTCGTTCACGTAAACTGCTATGATGACTAGTGGTGTGAAGATGGAAGCAGAGATGCCAACTGTGACATGGTCCAATGTTAGCACTCAGTGATTTGTAGACGACAGTTTTTGCGAGCTTACACAGATAACCGCAAACTTGACCGAGCGGCCACGAGGTTTCTTCTGAGGCCTCATCTTTGGGGAAGATATCGACGTCCAAAGCAAAGAAACTGGCCATAAAAGATAGCGGCAGCTAGGGTTTCCCATGATTAGTATCAAAATGCCAGGAACAAAGCGCCGGACAACCTACAAAGATGGCTGTCACAATTGTGAAGAAGAGAATTGTCTGGGCGACTCGTCAGCAAGGACATCATAAGATGGGAACTTGGACCTCACATTTCCCTGTCTCTGCGTTTCTTCCGACCCTTCACGTGAAAATCGCGCCTCCCAGCCGTTCGCGTGTTTCTGTTTCAAGTCAAGAAGACTTTCCAGCTGTCATTGAAGATTAATAACGACGAAGGCTCTCAGGGCCTTTTGGCGCCCAAACTCACCAAGGATTGGACTTTTTCGGCCACTTCCAACATGTTTGTGACGACTCGGATGTGACCTTGAACGATGCCGAGGGTCCCATACATCAGGTCAGGATGGGTGAGGAGAGctttctgcttcttcgtTTCTGGCTTGTTTACCCGGTCGGACGAGGCCGTCGGTCCCCATTCCTCCTGATCTCGCCTTTTCGCCTCTGGGCCTTTTATCAGTTGTGGTGAGGGTCCTGCCGCCTGTTGTTCAGATtgtccttccttccccttcccctttaACTCTCCTTGGCTTGAACTTCGAGCGAGTTCTCCACCGTTGGAACATTCACCACCTTGTATTGAACTGTCGGTTGGGAGAGTTCCAGTGGCCTGTTGATGGCACAGGACCTCTTGGAAGTGAACATGCCTAGGTGGCACATCTGACCCAACCTTCGAGGTATCGTTTACTACCGGCCCCTGCCCAAAGGCTCGAAGCAAGTCCCTTACTAAACCTTCAATTTCACGGTTCCGCAGCGGCTTATCGGCGTCATCTTCCCCGTCGCTTTCGTCATCTCTCCCTTTCTTAGGATAGAGTAGCAAAAGACTCTGAAGCACCGTCTCCTGTTGTGACAAAATAGTCTTGATAATGGTTAGCTCATCCTGGATGTCCATAATCTCAATGAGAAGCTTTGTCTCCTCGTCCAGGCGTAAGAGGGACTCGatctctttcttcttctttttcggaCTGAGGTTTCCCTTCTCTAATCGAGTGGTAATTCGACGAAACTCGTCAAAAAGGAGGTTCTGCTTCTCAGACACACTGTTGATGGAACCTCTGAAGCAATCCTCAAAACGAAACCCTGCAGGCCCCTTCCGCTTGCAAAAGTCAAGGCTTGTTCTGAGAATCAGGTGGAGCAGGTGTTCGGCCGAGCGGATGAGTGGTCTTTCTTTGTTGCCTCCAAGCTCGGCCATTAGGGCCTTCATGAGATCGTAAGACTCGTCTCCATTCCATGTGGTTGGAAAGCTCGTGATGACGGTCCCTTTGATCGGGGTCAGTAGGCTATACCATGTAGC from Podospora pseudocomata strain CBS 415.72m chromosome 3, whole genome shotgun sequence includes:
- the NUP49 gene encoding Nucleoporin nup49/NSP49 (Nuclear pore protein nup49/NSP49) (EggNog:ENOG503P1PN; COG:U; COG:Y) — protein: MFGRSASGPGGLSINTGGANLFGSGTTQQTPAAGGGLFGSTTTTQPAQQGTSLFGGTSTATTQPQQPTGSLFGTTATSQPQQSGGLLGQTTTTPQAQTGGLFGNKLGTTQPAQPQQQQQTGGLFGGGTATTAQQPQTMSLFGGATTQQTQPQQSGGLFGATPQQPQQQQGGLFGGTSTTTGTSMFGTKPDAPAATSLFGGGSLGQSTMQQPAQQQVPGLTMGQTAKQSVVPGVRIDLSNIRSTTRFNDLQETLQKEIADIDDRIQKCIRDYEAVEAFLPSHGELLSAIPTDVSFVSRKSEGAHRALESDIDAINQLHELIKTDADNARLSFKAIDNLKLPVQYHQTGLWSKGGSTGAGDANAESNSDLITFFSKTADEMDTMMNRFEKNLGEIEVHLHGVQGNMMEALQRAAAGNRPGQNGVDENVLELAAVLREFEEGILKVAGKVGGLKEGITELQLKDFMGHGS
- the FIP1 gene encoding Cleavage polyadenylation factor subunit fip1 (COG:A; EggNog:ENOG503NYKM; BUSCO:EOG09264OAU) encodes the protein MSSSQPPMDIDEDEDFYGDSDQEATPATTTTAQPAATAAAPPAAPKNDSNSDLEEGEEEDEGGEMDEDEDSDIDIITERKDNSQPAPPPQSKYSEIRNIPQRSTTAPEGAPPKQYPSVPREESRQQQQTELPPVSTSKIDVNAIPIHKPTGKPLTQVNIDEDLPDNDKPWRKPGTDLSDYFNYGFDEFTWALYAQKQEAMRGEYNQDAIAQNNTKMMEEMTKMMMMGGMMPGAGGPGGPGMGVPGGGPQMQGMDGMAPEMQAMMQQMMASGMDPSQMGDMSGMFQGGQQPGGHGGQQGQGGFGQGGFGGNQGQGYGYDQQMGGGRGRGRRGRW
- a CDS encoding hypothetical protein (EggNog:ENOG503PN97), with amino-acid sequence MGGQRHQGSPVIDRYMMPQAKRYKHSYGLPEKTQSTERPNAVRRGSSSESGITLTLGPGDVAAVDKLGSSQSSVSESKESDAIVIFLPIFGFECHRHRKYLSDAISNASGELKTSQQDKVISEAAASKSSPSRHAKRRSTVSSSYYSTPSSPFKDAAKLLRNAMPVSNQSLLLDGYLRSPKPVHCRRTLDQFSYYMLSSTETRDKSQVAYKWAKDTKACDKAKDRPIIMVDQLWVWILHNGTVITSFPTTWNGDESYDLMKALMAELGGNKERPLIRSAEHLLHLILRTSLDFCKRKGPAGFRFEDCFRGSINSVSEKQNLLFDEFRRITTRLEKGNLSPKKKKKEIESLLRLDEETKLLIEIMDIQDELTIIKTILSQQETVLQSLLLLYPKKGRDDESDGEDDADKPLRNREIEGLVRDLLRAFGQGPVVNDTSKVGSDVPPRHVHFQEVLCHQQATGTLPTDSSIQGGECSNGGELARSSSQGELKGKGKEGQSEQQAAGPSPQLIKGPEAKRRDQEEWGPTASSDRVNKPETKKQKALLTHPDLMYGTLGIVQGHIRVVTNMLEVAEKVQSLVSLGAKRP